A region of the Corynebacterium endometrii genome:
TGATCTCCACAACCTTAAGCTGCGGGCGCTGGCCAGTCTCCCCGGAGGTGGAAATGTCAATCACGTCCACGGATCCCGGGACCTCTACCTCTGAGGTCTCATTGGCACCGTGGAGTTTTTCATCGTTGGCGGCCACATCATCGTAGATGGTGAGAATCTTCCATTGGTGGTTGGAAACCTCCTCGGGGATCTCGATCTTTAACGTCTCATCCGGCCCCACGGTCAGGTTAGGGACCTCACCCTCCGGGCATTCGAGTCCGGGCTCGCAGGCGATGTAAGGGAAAACCTCCATCGAGTTATCGCCCACCGTGGCGGTGATGGCCACGTCCTTAGGCTCCGCCCCTGGGCGGTTGTTTATCCAGCTCTGGAACAAGACCACGCCCACGACAATGACTACTACGGCAATAATCAGTGCCAAGATCTGGAGTAGGGACTTGCGTTGCGCCTCTTTACGTGTAGCCATGTCAGAAATCCTATCAATTACTCAAATCAATTACTCAAAGGTAACGGTGTACAGGTCCGGCCACCGCTTACCGGTGAGGTAAAAGGCGTCCGTATCGGGGATGTGGGCTATTCCGTTGAGCACGTTATCCGGGTCCGGTTCCGCATTGTTAGCCACCTCGGTGGTATCGATGACCTCGGTCACCGCGCCCGTGGTTGGGTCGATGCGGATAATCTCTTTCTCCATCCAGACGTTGGCGTAGATCTGGCCATCCACGCATTCAAGTTCG
Encoded here:
- a CDS encoding DUF2771 domain-containing protein produces the protein MATRKEAQRKSLLQILALIIAVVVIVVGVVLFQSWINNRPGAEPKDVAITATVGDNSMEVFPYIACEPGLECPEGEVPNLTVGPDETLKIEIPEEVSNHQWKILTIYDDVAANDEKLHGANETSEVEVPGSVDVIDISTSGETGQRPQLKVVEITSVMIGTDANGEEAPFTTVWSLSTMTDEELAAEQNAPQNGEQEAR